Proteins from one Oscillatoria nigro-viridis PCC 7112 genomic window:
- a CDS encoding WD40 repeat domain-containing protein — translation MGNEKTNKSELTLQFHAKEMLSDYVTAVTWSPDGTTLGVCSAAGEVMLAKVGVVNELSLQTLQSATGKSADCLSFSRDSQFLAAGGQDGKVRIWRVNSGELIADLDNQRVWVDKLAWSPNCNQLAFSMGRYVQVWNVEDNVVEVTLNFDSSSILDLAWHPMVQYLAVSGYKGVKVWHGEDWDEDPEILSVPSATGAIAWSPQGEYLACGNMDNTLIVNEWGNFEPWVMQGFPGKVRQLAWSDKTNSLGAPLLAAASSEGISVWERDADERVGWDSWALEVHENVVNAIAFQPSTFLLASAAADGQVCLWYEAEQLLQILKGAEGGFSCLAWHPEGQFLAAGGCGGEFLVWS, via the coding sequence ATGGGTAACGAAAAGACAAATAAAAGTGAACTAACTCTGCAATTTCACGCTAAAGAAATGCTGTCTGACTACGTAACTGCTGTTACTTGGTCGCCGGACGGCACAACTTTAGGAGTCTGTTCTGCTGCGGGCGAAGTGATGCTGGCGAAAGTAGGGGTAGTTAATGAATTGTCCTTGCAAACGCTACAAAGTGCTACGGGTAAATCAGCCGATTGCTTGTCTTTTTCCCGCGACAGTCAATTCCTAGCTGCTGGCGGACAAGATGGAAAAGTGCGAATTTGGCGCGTTAATTCTGGGGAATTAATTGCTGATTTGGACAACCAGCGCGTCTGGGTGGATAAGTTAGCTTGGAGTCCCAACTGCAACCAGTTAGCTTTCAGTATGGGCCGCTACGTTCAAGTCTGGAATGTTGAGGATAATGTTGTTGAAGTAACGCTGAATTTCGACTCATCATCTATCCTCGATTTAGCATGGCATCCGATGGTTCAATATCTGGCAGTTAGCGGCTATAAAGGCGTCAAAGTTTGGCATGGGGAAGACTGGGACGAAGACCCGGAAATTTTATCAGTACCTTCTGCAACTGGTGCAATTGCTTGGTCGCCACAAGGGGAATATTTAGCTTGCGGCAATATGGACAATACTCTCATTGTTAATGAATGGGGCAATTTTGAACCGTGGGTAATGCAGGGTTTTCCGGGGAAAGTTCGGCAGTTAGCTTGGTCGGATAAAACTAATTCTTTGGGTGCGCCGTTGTTAGCTGCGGCGAGTTCGGAAGGCATTTCAGTGTGGGAAAGAGACGCTGATGAAAGAGTCGGTTGGGATTCTTGGGCGTTAGAAGTACATGAAAATGTGGTAAATGCGATCGCCTTTCAACCTAGCACATTTTTATTAGCTTCTGCCGCCGCAGACGGTCAAGTTTGTTTGTGGTACGAAGCAGAACAATTGCTGCAAATTCTCAAAGGTGCAGAGGGCGGTTTTTCCTGTCTCGCATGGCATCCCGAAGGCCAGTTTCTCGCCGCTGGCGGCTGTGGAGGCGAATTTCTGGTTTGGTCATAA
- a CDS encoding CADD family putative folate metabolism protein translates to MTQQQFLEQLNTILDQNHLLKHPFYQMWNEGKLDLAMLQEYAKEYYLQVHNFPTYVSATHAACDDIKIRQMLLENLIEEERGAANHPELWLRFAEGLGLDRNAVIDREHLEKTSESVRILKDLARSESPVKGLAALYAYEAQIPEVSTTKIAGLKEFYGIHSEAALSFFKVHEKADEFHSQATCEALLDLCQTEEAKQEALLAAEKATFALNLLLDGVYEAYCQAK, encoded by the coding sequence ATGACCCAACAGCAATTTCTCGAACAACTCAACACTATTCTCGACCAAAACCACCTGCTGAAACACCCGTTCTACCAAATGTGGAACGAAGGTAAACTCGATCTGGCAATGCTGCAAGAGTACGCCAAAGAATACTATCTGCAAGTCCACAACTTCCCCACCTATGTCAGCGCTACGCACGCCGCCTGTGACGACATCAAAATTCGTCAAATGCTCCTCGAAAACCTGATAGAAGAAGAGAGAGGCGCTGCCAATCACCCCGAACTGTGGCTGCGCTTTGCCGAAGGTTTGGGTTTAGACAGAAATGCAGTTATCGATCGCGAACACTTAGAAAAAACCAGCGAATCCGTTCGCATTCTCAAAGACTTAGCGCGCAGCGAATCCCCCGTCAAAGGTTTAGCCGCCCTTTACGCTTACGAAGCGCAAATCCCCGAAGTTTCTACAACCAAAATTGCTGGTTTGAAGGAATTTTACGGCATCCATTCAGAAGCTGCTTTGTCTTTCTTTAAAGTGCACGAAAAAGCCGACGAGTTCCACTCGCAAGCCACCTGCGAAGCGCTGTTAGATCTTTGCCAAACTGAAGAAGCAAAACAAGAAGCGCTGTTAGCTGCTGAGAAAGCAACTTTTGCTCTCAATTTACTGCTTGACGGTGTTTACGAAGCTTATTGTCAAGCTAAGTAA
- a CDS encoding metal ABC transporter permease, whose amino-acid sequence MLNLLIEPLKFEFMRNAIGVGVLLGILCAVVGSYLIVQQMGMMVDMIAHSVLAGLPVAFYLGFNISIGAFISGIISAVIMAWIQSQSRLKIDAVMALILATFLAISITLISLLRTTKLDLDGFLFGNILSVAPADVQQTFVITLIILAMVKMFYKELLFYTFDPLGAQASGLPVNWIYFGMISAITLTIVASLQTVGALLVISLLIGPGITAYLLVKELHLMMGLGAIFGMTASVSGMYLSYYLNMPSGAAIVLVVFGLFLVALLFSPTQGILTRKRG is encoded by the coding sequence ATGTTAAACCTACTAATTGAGCCGCTAAAATTCGAGTTCATGCGAAATGCGATCGGCGTCGGCGTTTTGCTAGGAATTCTCTGCGCCGTTGTTGGCTCCTACTTAATTGTACAACAAATGGGAATGATGGTTGACATGATTGCCCATTCAGTATTAGCAGGATTGCCTGTGGCTTTTTATTTAGGTTTCAATATTTCGATCGGCGCGTTTATATCGGGAATTATCAGCGCCGTGATTATGGCGTGGATTCAATCACAATCGCGCCTCAAAATTGATGCCGTCATGGCATTAATTCTAGCTACATTTTTAGCAATTAGCATCACCTTGATTAGCCTGTTACGGACAACCAAATTAGACTTAGACGGGTTTTTGTTTGGGAATATCTTGTCAGTTGCACCTGCTGACGTGCAGCAGACTTTTGTCATTACTTTGATAATTTTGGCGATGGTTAAAATGTTTTATAAAGAACTGCTATTTTATACTTTTGACCCGCTGGGGGCGCAAGCATCCGGTTTGCCTGTAAACTGGATTTATTTCGGAATGATTTCGGCGATTACGTTGACGATTGTGGCGAGTTTGCAAACTGTGGGAGCGCTGTTAGTAATTTCTCTATTAATCGGGCCGGGAATAACGGCGTATTTGTTGGTAAAAGAGCTACATTTAATGATGGGATTAGGAGCCATTTTTGGGATGACAGCTAGCGTGAGTGGTATGTATCTCAGCTATTATTTAAATATGCCATCGGGTGCGGCAATTGTATTAGTTGTTTTTGGGTTATTTTTAGTAGCTTTGCTGTTCAGTCCCACTCAAGGGATTTTGACAAGAAAGAGAGGATAA
- a CDS encoding metal ABC transporter ATP-binding protein: MLEVQDLAVNYRGISALNSVNFHLESGQLTGVFGPNGAGKSTMVKAMLGLIPGCRGLVKYQGRLLKEQLSRVAYVPQRSQIDWDYPITVWNAVMMARTVQTGWFRSPSKQSQELVKAALLRVGMWDLRDRQIGELSGGQQQRIFLARSIAQQADLFFFDEPFNAIDKATEEIIFNIFAELKAQNKTLLVISHDLGETLKQYDNLLLLNKQLIATGSCREVLTAANIQKAYGYDLSLVSA; this comes from the coding sequence ATGTTAGAAGTGCAAGACTTAGCTGTCAATTATCGAGGAATCTCGGCCCTCAACAGCGTGAATTTCCATTTAGAATCGGGGCAATTAACCGGTGTGTTCGGCCCCAACGGCGCGGGGAAAAGCACGATGGTGAAAGCGATGCTGGGATTGATCCCGGGCTGTCGGGGTTTGGTCAAATATCAGGGACGGCTGCTGAAGGAACAGTTGTCGCGGGTGGCTTACGTGCCGCAGCGATCGCAAATTGACTGGGATTATCCGATTACGGTGTGGAATGCGGTAATGATGGCGCGAACCGTCCAGACTGGTTGGTTTCGCAGTCCCTCGAAGCAGTCGCAAGAATTGGTGAAAGCTGCTTTGCTGCGGGTGGGAATGTGGGATTTGCGCGATCGGCAAATTGGCGAACTGTCTGGCGGACAGCAGCAGCGGATTTTCTTAGCAAGGTCGATCGCCCAACAAGCCGATTTATTCTTCTTCGACGAACCTTTTAACGCGATCGACAAAGCAACAGAAGAGATTATTTTCAATATTTTTGCCGAACTAAAAGCCCAAAATAAAACATTGCTAGTAATCAGCCACGATTTAGGCGAAACTTTAAAACAGTACGACAATTTATTGTTGCTCAACAAGCAGTTAATTGCGACTGGTTCCTGCCGAGAAGTTCTCACCGCAGCCAATATTCAAAAAGCCTATGGATACGATTTAAGTTTAGTTTCAGCGTAA
- a CDS encoding metal ABC transporter solute-binding protein, Zn/Mn family, producing the protein MIIVPKVKMLKNWAGKTGRLCGAAVLAIGCGLVGCSGGQNASNRAPESPAATQTQASRAANLPKVVATTGVICDITKEIAQSSIDTTCLIKPGDDPHAYQTKPEDRKAIETANLILYGGYNHEPSIIKLIESSSNSAPKIAVHELAVPKPLMGKDEHEHGEEKGENQPHAEGEKVPDPHVWHNPQNGIRMVETIRDELIKVSPANAQLYTKNAASLTDELQKIDTWIKAQIATIPAQKRKLVTTHDALSYYADAYGLEMAGALQGVTTEEQPTAARIAELSSEIKTAGVPTIFAETTTNPKLMETVAREANVEISDKKLYSDELGGPGTGADTYQGMLKTNTCAIISGLGGNCTSFAGETAPNPKP; encoded by the coding sequence ATGATTATCGTTCCAAAGGTGAAAATGTTAAAGAACTGGGCTGGAAAAACTGGCAGATTGTGCGGTGCGGCTGTTTTGGCAATTGGCTGCGGGCTGGTTGGCTGCAGTGGAGGACAGAACGCCAGCAATCGGGCGCCAGAGAGTCCCGCCGCCACTCAAACTCAAGCCAGTCGGGCCGCCAACTTGCCCAAAGTCGTCGCCACGACTGGCGTTATCTGCGACATAACTAAAGAAATCGCTCAAAGTTCGATCGACACCACCTGTCTAATTAAGCCGGGAGACGACCCCCACGCCTACCAAACCAAGCCGGAAGACCGCAAAGCGATTGAAACAGCAAATCTGATTTTATACGGCGGCTACAACCACGAACCCAGCATCATTAAGTTAATTGAATCTAGCAGTAATTCCGCACCCAAAATCGCCGTACACGAACTCGCCGTTCCCAAACCGCTGATGGGCAAAGACGAGCACGAGCACGGCGAAGAGAAAGGGGAAAACCAACCCCATGCAGAAGGCGAAAAAGTCCCTGACCCTCACGTTTGGCATAACCCTCAAAATGGCATCCGTATGGTAGAAACAATTCGGGATGAATTGATAAAAGTTTCCCCCGCCAATGCTCAACTTTATACAAAAAATGCAGCAAGCTTAACAGATGAGTTGCAAAAAATAGATACTTGGATCAAAGCTCAAATTGCGACTATTCCAGCCCAAAAACGGAAGTTAGTAACAACTCACGATGCTCTGAGTTACTATGCCGATGCTTACGGTTTGGAGATGGCTGGAGCTTTGCAGGGCGTGACGACAGAGGAACAGCCCACCGCCGCAAGAATTGCCGAATTGTCCTCAGAAATTAAGACTGCAGGAGTGCCGACAATTTTTGCCGAAACTACAACTAATCCGAAGTTGATGGAGACTGTGGCGAGGGAGGCAAATGTCGAAATTTCGGACAAAAAGCTTTACAGCGACGAGTTGGGCGGCCCCGGCACCGGTGCTGATACATATCAGGGAATGCTGAAAACTAATACTTGCGCGATTATTTCTGGCCTCGGCGGCAATTGTACTTCGTTTGCAGGAGAAACTGCACCAAATCCCAAACCCTAG
- a CDS encoding DUF7219 family protein produces the protein MKEREDFLHPRNRYYGDFTPENLAFNANLQEFAQKITYICSLETGGKISAEKAYKDIKMLWKDLKSSKKQLGIGQKPPSTEEQNSP, from the coding sequence ATGAAAGAGCGGGAAGATTTTTTACATCCTCGCAATCGCTACTACGGTGATTTCACGCCAGAAAACTTGGCGTTTAATGCCAATTTGCAGGAGTTTGCTCAAAAAATAACTTATATTTGCTCGCTAGAAACAGGGGGGAAAATTAGCGCTGAGAAAGCCTATAAAGATATTAAGATGCTTTGGAAAGACTTAAAATCCTCTAAGAAGCAATTGGGAATTGGCCAAAAACCCCCCAGTACCGAGGAGCAAAATTCACCTTAA
- a CDS encoding metallothionein, which produces MTTATQTKCACPSCSCVVNVSEAIEKDGKQYCSSACADGHPNGQGCGHTGCECHK; this is translated from the coding sequence ATGACTACCGCCACCCAAACCAAATGTGCCTGTCCTTCATGTTCGTGCGTTGTCAACGTCAGCGAAGCCATTGAAAAAGACGGCAAACAATACTGTTCCAGTGCTTGCGCTGACGGCCACCCCAACGGCCAAGGCTGCGGTCACACCGGCTGCGAGTGCCACAAATAA
- a CDS encoding ArsR/SmtB family transcription factor: MSPNSAVNGAITQPHEQNDTPMCDRPHLVDSLRAGDIQTQVLNTAKAQRMAEFFSLLGDANRLRLLSVLAKQELCVCDLAAALSMSESAVSHQLRALRAMRLVSYRKVGRQVFYSLLDRHVFELYQAVAEHLDET, from the coding sequence ATGTCACCCAACTCTGCTGTTAATGGAGCGATAACTCAGCCTCACGAACAAAACGATACACCAATGTGCGATCGACCGCACCTAGTTGACAGCTTGCGGGCCGGGGACATCCAAACACAGGTTCTCAACACCGCAAAAGCGCAGCGGATGGCTGAGTTTTTCAGTCTTTTGGGAGATGCGAATCGCCTGCGGCTGCTGTCGGTTTTGGCAAAACAAGAACTGTGCGTTTGTGACTTGGCTGCGGCGTTGAGTATGAGCGAGTCAGCAGTATCGCACCAGTTGCGGGCATTGCGGGCGATGCGTTTGGTAAGTTACCGCAAGGTTGGGAGACAAGTTTTTTATAGTTTACTCGATCGCCACGTTTTTGAACTTTACCAAGCAGTCGCCGAACACTTAGACGAAACCTAA
- a CDS encoding heavy-metal-associated domain-containing protein, producing MALVLKVPSIVCSGCGDTITKAIQTVESDASVNVDITAKTVTVEAKASDESIKQAVVATGHTIQGE from the coding sequence ATGGCACTGGTACTTAAAGTTCCGTCGATCGTCTGTTCTGGCTGCGGTGATACAATTACCAAAGCCATCCAAACTGTTGAATCCGATGCTTCTGTCAATGTGGATATAACGGCTAAGACTGTTACGGTGGAAGCCAAAGCTTCTGATGAGTCAATCAAACAAGCTGTGGTCGCTACGGGCCACACCATCCAAGGAGAATAA
- the aroF gene encoding 3-deoxy-7-phosphoheptulonate synthase codes for MYFSASPEHQTIVQLSETVSVGGQELLIIGGPCTVESSAQMETVARQLSATSVQALRGGVYKPRTSPYAFQGMGIEGLEILADVSRRYGLPVVTEVMSIAQIEPVVTYADMLQLGSRNMQNFELLKAIGQAGKPVLLKRGLSATIEEFVMAAEYILSHGNPHVVLCERGIRSFDNYTRNVLDLGAVAALKQLTHLPVIVDPSHAVGKRELVAPLAKAAVACGADGLIIECHPQPEKSVSDARQALSLPDMVDLVASLRPVAAAVGRCIPDTKSLVISH; via the coding sequence ATCTATTTCAGCGCCTCACCCGAACACCAGACAATTGTCCAACTCTCAGAAACAGTCTCAGTCGGCGGCCAAGAATTACTAATCATCGGCGGCCCCTGTACCGTCGAAAGTTCCGCACAAATGGAAACAGTCGCCCGCCAACTATCCGCCACATCCGTGCAAGCTTTGCGGGGCGGAGTCTACAAACCCCGCACATCTCCCTATGCTTTCCAAGGCATGGGCATTGAGGGACTCGAAATTTTAGCCGATGTCAGCCGGCGTTACGGTTTGCCCGTCGTGACAGAGGTAATGTCGATCGCCCAAATCGAGCCAGTTGTCACCTATGCTGATATGCTGCAACTAGGCAGTCGGAATATGCAAAACTTCGAGTTGCTAAAGGCGATCGGTCAAGCCGGAAAACCAGTCCTGCTAAAACGCGGCTTGTCAGCCACAATCGAAGAATTTGTGATGGCCGCCGAATACATTCTCAGTCACGGAAATCCTCATGTAGTTCTGTGCGAAAGAGGCATCCGCAGCTTCGACAATTACACCCGAAACGTATTAGATTTAGGTGCAGTCGCAGCGCTAAAACAGTTAACTCATTTGCCAGTAATAGTAGACCCTTCTCACGCCGTAGGCAAGCGAGAATTAGTCGCACCACTAGCCAAAGCAGCGGTTGCTTGCGGTGCAGACGGATTAATTATTGAATGTCACCCGCAACCGGAAAAATCCGTTTCTGACGCGCGGCAAGCTCTTTCTTTACCAGATATGGTTGATTTAGTTGCGAGTTTGCGGCCTGTAGCCGCCGCCGTTGGGCGGTGCATACCAGATACTAAGTCATTAGTCATCAGTCATTAG
- a CDS encoding IS607 family transposase codes for METQSDVTLSIGEAAKELGISTKTLRRWTDAGKIKFERSPTGQRRFYLTDIKRITPRDLNQADDRITINYARVSSHDQKEDLKRQAAVLESFSAANGWQFETIQDLGSGLNYKKKGLTKLLKRIMSGEVGRLVVTHKDRLLRFGSELVFAMCEEFECEVVIVNKSPDELSFEQELVQDMIELIQVFSARLYGARSHKNKKLIDGIAKAVEDVK; via the coding sequence TTGGAGACTCAATCAGACGTGACACTCTCAATCGGGGAAGCGGCTAAGGAGCTTGGTATTTCGACAAAGACGCTGAGACGCTGGACTGATGCAGGCAAGATTAAGTTTGAGCGCTCTCCCACGGGACAGAGACGCTTCTACCTTACCGATATCAAGCGAATTACTCCCAGAGACTTAAACCAGGCAGACGATCGAATCACTATCAACTATGCCAGAGTTTCTAGTCATGACCAAAAAGAAGATTTAAAGCGTCAAGCTGCTGTTTTGGAATCGTTTAGCGCTGCCAATGGCTGGCAATTTGAAACAATTCAAGACTTAGGCTCTGGACTTAATTACAAGAAAAAAGGACTGACAAAACTACTCAAACGAATCATGTCCGGTGAGGTTGGCAGACTTGTTGTTACTCACAAAGACAGGCTTCTAAGGTTTGGTTCCGAGTTAGTTTTCGCAATGTGTGAGGAATTTGAATGCGAGGTAGTAATAGTCAATAAATCGCCGGATGAATTGAGTTTTGAACAGGAATTAGTTCAAGATATGATTGAATTAATTCAGGTTTTTAGCGCTAGACTTTATGGCGCTAGAAGTCACAAAAACAAAAAACTGATTGATGGTATAGCTAAAGCAGTGGAGGACGTAAAATAA
- a CDS encoding RNA-guided endonuclease InsQ/TnpB family protein — MLLSFKTELKPNNRQVTLFRQHCGVARHAYNFGNAIIQEALQLREADKTIKIPSAIDLHKRLVAEIKPANPWYYQSSKASPQQALAEVRTAWDRCFKKVSKQPRFKKKGKSKDSFYLEQGTKAKPGISNDGKRVKLPKIGWVRLHEPLPITATHNCVISRTADKWFIAIKYEIEQPPIPLNRPSIGVDIGIKELAVTSDGKVFANPKAYRKMSKKMKRLQRSVSRKVKGSKNRTKAVRKLAKLHSRISFIRKDAIHKLTNHLAKNHSVIKIENLNVKAFLKNHKLAGAIADCGMYEFKRQLEYKTEKFSSQLILVDRFFPSSQICSNCRNHRHKMPLKNRVYVCPDCGHTEDRDLNAAKNIERWFEGIHIPIRSD, encoded by the coding sequence ATGCTACTCAGTTTCAAGACGGAATTAAAACCTAACAATAGACAGGTGACTCTATTCCGTCAACACTGTGGAGTAGCCAGACACGCTTACAATTTTGGCAATGCTATTATTCAGGAAGCTTTACAACTTAGAGAGGCTGATAAAACAATCAAAATTCCCTCTGCTATTGACTTGCACAAACGTCTAGTCGCTGAGATTAAACCAGCTAATCCCTGGTATTATCAAAGCTCCAAAGCAAGTCCACAACAGGCTCTGGCAGAGGTAAGGACGGCATGGGATAGATGCTTCAAAAAAGTCTCTAAACAGCCTAGATTCAAGAAGAAAGGCAAGTCTAAAGACAGTTTTTATCTTGAGCAAGGCACTAAAGCAAAACCTGGTATCAGCAATGATGGTAAGCGAGTTAAACTCCCTAAAATTGGTTGGGTGCGATTGCACGAACCTCTCCCCATTACGGCTACTCATAATTGCGTAATTAGTCGCACTGCCGACAAATGGTTCATAGCCATCAAGTATGAGATTGAACAGCCACCAATACCTCTAAATCGCCCCTCTATTGGTGTTGATATTGGTATTAAGGAATTAGCTGTCACCAGTGACGGAAAGGTTTTTGCTAACCCCAAAGCTTACCGCAAAATGAGTAAGAAAATGAAGCGATTGCAGCGCTCTGTTAGTCGCAAAGTTAAAGGCTCAAAGAACAGAACTAAGGCAGTTAGAAAGCTGGCAAAACTGCATTCTAGAATTTCATTCATCCGCAAAGATGCTATTCATAAACTCACCAATCATCTCGCTAAAAACCACAGCGTGATTAAAATTGAGAATTTGAACGTCAAAGCATTTTTGAAAAATCACAAATTGGCGGGTGCGATTGCCGATTGTGGAATGTACGAATTTAAGCGACAACTTGAATATAAAACTGAGAAATTTTCTAGTCAGTTGATTTTAGTTGACCGCTTCTTTCCTAGTTCTCAAATCTGTTCAAATTGTAGGAATCACCGCCACAAAATGCCATTAAAGAATCGAGTCTATGTATGTCCTGATTGCGGTCATACAGAGGACAGAGACTTGAACGCAGCTAAAAACATTGAGCGATGGTTTGAAGGAATTCACATTCCGATTCGCTCAGATTAA
- a CDS encoding plasmid partition protein ParG, translated as METLTASKTVSVKIYLPEETRAKFKASCAMRSLSMNEVLLEYIETWLQENEPVLEPKPQRVKTIAKTEETD; from the coding sequence ATGGAAACTTTGACTGCAAGTAAAACTGTGTCCGTAAAAATCTATCTACCTGAAGAGACAAGAGCCAAGTTCAAAGCATCTTGCGCCATGCGTAGCCTCAGCATGAATGAGGTTCTGTTGGAGTACATCGAAACTTGGTTACAGGAAAACGAACCCGTTTTAGAGCCAAAGCCCCAGCGGGTCAAGACGATCGCCAAAACTGAGGAAACAGACTGA
- a CDS encoding sulfotransferase domain-containing protein, translated as MKQTPKPPDFIIIGAQKGGTTSLYNYLIQHPQIAPAAQKEIHYFDFNFDKSPDWYCSQFPQPQTGENLVTGEASPYYICHPQVPQRIHDLFPKVKIIALLRNPVERAISHYYYYIKIGYESLSLESAIASEPKRLKGEIEKLQADPNYYSYEHQHHSYLTRGIYADQLPAWMKLFPKSQLLILKSEDLYTNTFGTYNSVLEFLELPPHQLQTYEKYNATEYPPISDTVYEQLRAYFRSHNQRLAELCDRDFGWD; from the coding sequence ATGAAACAAACTCCCAAACCCCCAGACTTCATCATCATCGGCGCCCAAAAAGGCGGCACAACATCTCTGTACAATTACTTAATCCAACATCCCCAAATCGCCCCCGCCGCCCAAAAAGAAATCCATTACTTCGACTTCAACTTCGACAAAAGCCCAGACTGGTACTGTTCCCAATTTCCCCAGCCCCAAACAGGCGAAAATCTAGTAACCGGAGAAGCCAGCCCCTACTACATCTGTCACCCCCAAGTTCCGCAACGAATCCACGATTTATTTCCCAAAGTTAAAATAATCGCCCTCCTGAGAAACCCAGTAGAACGCGCAATCTCCCACTATTATTACTATATAAAAATAGGCTACGAATCCCTATCATTAGAAAGTGCGATCGCCTCCGAACCCAAAAGACTCAAAGGCGAAATAGAAAAACTCCAAGCCGACCCAAACTACTACAGTTACGAACACCAACACCACAGTTATCTAACCCGCGGCATTTACGCCGATCAACTCCCAGCGTGGATGAAACTTTTTCCCAAATCACAACTTTTAATCCTCAAAAGCGAAGACTTGTATACCAATACCTTCGGCACATACAACAGCGTCTTAGAATTTCTAGAATTGCCGCCGCACCAACTACAAACCTACGAAAAATACAACGCCACCGAATATCCGCCCATCAGCGATACAGTATACGAGCAATTGAGAGCATATTTTCGATCGCACAACCAAAGACTGGCCGAATTGTGCGATCGAGACTTCGGCTGGGACTAA